TCCGTAAAAGCAGGGCGTAGAAGATTTCTCCTCACACCACCCGCTATGCCCTCCCGCTGTTCGTCGAAATGACAAGCGGGAGATTGGACGGGATGCACTACACTACACCACCTCACTCTGCACCCCCGAATAATATTTTAGCTCGATCAAATCATGCGGCAACGGTTTACTATTCCAATGCTGGTGTATGGCCAAAGCCGTACCCACAGCCGTTGCCTGTGCCATAGAAGCGGCGTAAACTTCAAGGTGTGGAAACGCACAGGCCAACAGGTGCATAAATACGCTGTTTTTACTAAAGCCGCCGTCAACAAAAATACGTTTCACGGTACAACCGTTTAAAACATAATTGGTGGAGATGGTTTGCTGCGCGATGATATCCAGCATCAGTTGATGATAGGCTTCCACATCATTTGTAAATGCACCAAGATCACGCTGTTCAAATGCCGATTTTTGTAGCTCACCATCCTTTTCATTGGCTTTTAAAGCCGGCTGGTTTTGTAGTTTAGCCACAACTGCCGGGTCAAACTGGATGGTACGATACCTGATCTCGTCCTGGTTAAAATGAGCGGCTATGCGTTTTACTTGCTGCTCGTACTCGTAGCCGGTAAACAGGCGCGAGGCTTTTACCGGTTTGCCTTTGTATTGCAGGTAATTGAGGCAATCGTGCTTCAATTCATCTGCCGTTAATGGTGTTTGATTGAACGGATTCAGGCTGATTGACCAGGTACCTGTAGAGATCAGCACAAAAGGCATATTAAAGCTCACCAAATAAGGAATGAGCGCTGCCGAGCTATCGTGCAAGCCGATACCAACTTTATAGCCATTGCCGGGAAACTCGGCAGTAAGTACGCTATCTGCCGGATGCAGGGGTGCCATTTTAAGCAGGATATTTTCCTGTTTCAACCAGTTATGGTAATTGTTTTTGCCGAAATTCCAAAGGGCGGTATGGCAGCCGATGCTGGTTAAATCGCTTACCATTTGCCCGCTAATGAGGTAGCTCATGTATTGCGGTAAATGAAGCGCGTACTTTATCTTTTTAAAAACGTCCGGTTGCTCATATTTAAGCCTGTACAATTGTAAACCCGAATTAAGGTTGCCCAAAACAGGCGACGCGGTTTCTAAAGCAAACCCGGCTTCATCGCCGTAACTGTTATAAAACTGCCTGCCCAGTTCAGGCGGATATGGTTTAAGGTAATTGTACAGCGGCGTGAGCGGCTTGCCGTATTCATCTACATAAACAAAGCTGGCCCCATAAGTCGAGAAATTGATCGCTTTCAGATCAAACTCTTTATGTTTAATGATTTCTCGCAGCGAATCGAACACTGAAAGCCTGAGGCTATCAAGGTTTTCGCAGGTGTCGCCATCCTCGTCGTGGGTTTCCAGGAAACGGGCTGTGCGCTCAAAAACTATCTTATAGTTCTCGTCGAACAGGAAGAGTTTCTTGTTGGTTTTACCCACGTCAAAAACAGCTATAACTGGTATCGGCTCCATAGACTTACAATCCGGTTGACACTGCTTTAGCTCCGCGTTCGTTTACCAGTTGCTGCCTGATGCTTTGTTGCCTGTAAACAGTTAGTGGGTTCAGCGCGCCACCTGCACGTAAACGTGCTTCGGCTAATAATGGCCTCACATCGGTGCGGTAGGCTTGTTGTAATATTTCCTGTGCCAATACCACATCGTTATCCTGTTGTGCCTGCACCAAAGCAGGGGTATCAACCAATAAAGCCTGTGCGTAGGCAATTTTGATGGCTTCTACCGATTGCAGCAGATCTTCAATAGGATCTTTTACATTGTGCGAGGCGTCGATCATCCAGCCGATAGAAGTGGCGTGAGTCATGCCCCGGGCATCCATACCTTCAACCAGTTCGTTAAATATCAGGAATAGCTGGTATGGATTGATACTGCCTACGGTAAGGTCGTCATCTCCATATTTCGAATCGTTAAAGTGGAAACCTGCAAGTTTGCCCTCCATCAGCAATAATGAAACTATTTGCTCAATGTTGGTACTGCCTAAGTGGTGACCGAGGTCAACCAGGGTTTGCGCTTTTTGGCCTAATTTGGATGACAATAAATAGGATTGACCCCAATCACCAATGGTAGTTGAATAAAAGTTAGGCTCGTATGGTTTGTACTCTACCCAAATTTTCCAGTCATCGGGCAAAGCATCGTAAATTTCCTGCAAGCTTTCTAACGTACGTTCAAATGCCCCACGCATATTTAGCTGACCGGGGAAGTTTGAACCATCCGACAGCCAAACAGATAATGCTTTCGAATCCAGCTCAACGCCGTATTTGATCACCTCGATATTATGGGCGATAGCCTGCTTACGCACAGCCTTATCCACATGGTGTAACGAACCAAATTTATAGCTCAGTTCCTGGTTTGGCTGATCCTGAAAAGTGTTGGAGTTAACCGCGTCGAAATGCAAACCCAACTGCGCCGCATGTGCTTTAACAGCCAAAGCATTTGAAGGGATATCCCATGGAATATGCAACGAAATAGAATTACTGCTGCGGTTAAGCGCATGGATCAAACCTACATCTTCAATTTTTTCTTCCAAACTGCGCGGCTCACCACCACCCGAAAACCTACCGAAACGTGTACCGCCGGTGCCTAAGGCCCAGCTTGGTATGGCGATGTTAAAATCGATCAGTTTTTGCAGGATAGTATCCAGGTTTTTTACATCAGCCGCAACAAAATCAAACTTGCGCTGATGGCTGTTGAGCTGTTGATGATTGGCTTCATCAATTTTATATTTTTCTAACTGCATAATTGGTATTGGTTATCATTCGCAAGTTCAGGCGTGGACGCCTGAACTTGCTGAGTTCTTTAATTCCCTCCCTCGGGAGGGGTGCGCGGGCCTGCGAGGTGGCAGGGAGGGGTTTGTACGCCATGCTTAACGGATAAGCAAATCGAAGAAACCCCTCCCTACACCCTCCCGGGGGAGGGAATCGCACAGGCCTACGCTTTTTAAATCTCTATTTTCAGACCATGAACCATGGTCTATCCCCTATGAACTATCTCACAAACGCCATCGCCACCCCACCATCAACATTCAACACGTTGCCGGTTGATTTGTTGAGCAGTCCGCCGGTAAAGGCAAAGCAGGCATTGGCAATATCGGCAGGTAAAATAACTTCGTTCAATAATGTGCGTTTAGCATAGTAAGCAGGCAACTCATCAACAGTAACGCCATAGGCTTTAGCACGACCTTCGGCCCACCCGCCGGCCCAGATATTGCTATCGCTGATCACCGCATCAGGGTTAACCACGTTCACGCGAATCTTATCGGTACCCAGCTCGGCCGCATTTAACCTGCTCAGGTGTAATTGCGCCGATTTTGCCGAGCCGTAACCCGCGTTGTTCGGACCGCTAACCAGGGCGTTTTTACTTACAATATTAATGATATCGCCACCAATATCCTGTTTTTTCATTACAGCTACAGCAGCCTGGGTAATAAAGAACTGGCCTTTCACCAATACATCATAAAGCAGATCCCAATCTTTCTCGGTATGATCGGCAATTGATTTGGAGATGGATAAACCGGCATTGTTCACCACGATATCCACACCGCCAAAAGCTAAAGCGGCTATTTCAAGGGCCTCGTTAATCTGGTCGGCTTTGGTAACATCGAGTATAGCAGTAGTATATGAATCTTTACCGTATTGTTTTTTAAACTCTTCGCCGGCACCTTCCAAACGTTCGGCATTCATATCATTCAGAATTATAACCGCCCCCTCATCAACAAATTTTTTGGCGATAGCTTTACCTATACCGCCTGCACTGCCGGTTATCAGAGCTATTTTGCCCGATAAAGCTTTAGGCTTAGGCATACGCTGTAGTTTTGCCTCTTCCAGTAACCAGTATTCAATATCAAAAGCTTCCTGGCGTGGCAGTGAAGTATATTCAGAAATAGCCTCAGCGCCTTTCATTACGTTAATGGCGTTGGTATAAAACTCCGCGGCAACACGTGCGGTTTGTTTATCTTTCGAGAAAGAGAACAGACCTACACCGGGATACAGGATAATTACCGGGTTAGTATCCCTGATAGCCGGACTGTTATCATGCTTACAGGTATTATAGTAATCGGTATACATTTGGCGGTAAGCCTCAAACGCAGGTGCCAAACGGCCTTTTAAGGCGGCAACATCGCTCAAATCTTCGCCCGGTGCAAGGTCAAGTACCAACGGACTGATCTTGGTGCGCAAAAAGTGATCCGGGCAACTGGTGCCCAGCGGGGCCAAACGATCCAGATCGTTCGAGTTGATGAACTCCAGCACACGCGCATCATCAGTAAAATGGCCAACCATATGGCGGTAGCTTGAACAAAAACCACGTAATACCGGTGCAAGGGCAGCGGCTTGTTTTTTACGACCGATTTCATCCAAACTTTCAACTTTCTGTCCGCCAAAAACAGGGCCTTTTTTGCCATAGTT
The sequence above is a segment of the Mucilaginibacter celer genome. Coding sequences within it:
- a CDS encoding bifunctional aldolase/short-chain dehydrogenase produces the protein MSVKTTQFKHVSYLWDDAKAAELEGDEVALLIYRSNLLGADLRLTNYGGGNTSCKLQSKDPLTGNNVEVMWIKGSGGDIGTLKKSGLAALYVDRLRSLKNIYRGVEFEDEMVELFNHCIYDLNSKAPSIDTPLHGFLPFKHIDHLHPDAAIAIAAAKDGKKITQELFNGTIGWVEWKKPGFELGLQLKQCLDENPGIRGIMLGSHGLFTWGDTAYESYMNTLEVIERCAEYLEENYGKKGPVFGGQKVESLDEIGRKKQAAALAPVLRGFCSSYRHMVGHFTDDARVLEFINSNDLDRLAPLGTSCPDHFLRTKISPLVLDLAPGEDLSDVAALKGRLAPAFEAYRQMYTDYYNTCKHDNSPAIRDTNPVIILYPGVGLFSFSKDKQTARVAAEFYTNAINVMKGAEAISEYTSLPRQEAFDIEYWLLEEAKLQRMPKPKALSGKIALITGSAGGIGKAIAKKFVDEGAVIILNDMNAERLEGAGEEFKKQYGKDSYTTAILDVTKADQINEALEIAALAFGGVDIVVNNAGLSISKSIADHTEKDWDLLYDVLVKGQFFITQAAVAVMKKQDIGGDIINIVSKNALVSGPNNAGYGSAKSAQLHLSRLNAAELGTDKIRVNVVNPDAVISDSNIWAGGWAEGRAKAYGVTVDELPAYYAKRTLLNEVILPADIANACFAFTGGLLNKSTGNVLNVDGGVAMAFVR
- a CDS encoding FGGY-family carbohydrate kinase, whose protein sequence is MEPIPVIAVFDVGKTNKKLFLFDENYKIVFERTARFLETHDEDGDTCENLDSLRLSVFDSLREIIKHKEFDLKAINFSTYGASFVYVDEYGKPLTPLYNYLKPYPPELGRQFYNSYGDEAGFALETASPVLGNLNSGLQLYRLKYEQPDVFKKIKYALHLPQYMSYLISGQMVSDLTSIGCHTALWNFGKNNYHNWLKQENILLKMAPLHPADSVLTAEFPGNGYKVGIGLHDSSAALIPYLVSFNMPFVLISTGTWSISLNPFNQTPLTADELKHDCLNYLQYKGKPVKASRLFTGYEYEQQVKRIAAHFNQDEIRYRTIQFDPAVVAKLQNQPALKANEKDGELQKSAFEQRDLGAFTNDVEAYHQLMLDIIAQQTISTNYVLNGCTVKRIFVDGGFSKNSVFMHLLACAFPHLEVYAASMAQATAVGTALAIHQHWNSKPLPHDLIELKYYSGVQSEVV
- a CDS encoding sugar isomerase, with the translated sequence MQLEKYKIDEANHQQLNSHQRKFDFVAADVKNLDTILQKLIDFNIAIPSWALGTGGTRFGRFSGGGEPRSLEEKIEDVGLIHALNRSSNSISLHIPWDIPSNALAVKAHAAQLGLHFDAVNSNTFQDQPNQELSYKFGSLHHVDKAVRKQAIAHNIEVIKYGVELDSKALSVWLSDGSNFPGQLNMRGAFERTLESLQEIYDALPDDWKIWVEYKPYEPNFYSTTIGDWGQSYLLSSKLGQKAQTLVDLGHHLGSTNIEQIVSLLLMEGKLAGFHFNDSKYGDDDLTVGSINPYQLFLIFNELVEGMDARGMTHATSIGWMIDASHNVKDPIEDLLQSVEAIKIAYAQALLVDTPALVQAQQDNDVVLAQEILQQAYRTDVRPLLAEARLRAGGALNPLTVYRQQSIRQQLVNERGAKAVSTGL